In one window of Onychomys torridus chromosome 5, mOncTor1.1, whole genome shotgun sequence DNA:
- the LOC118584625 gene encoding 40S ribosomal protein S14-like, which produces MSPADKGRILYFILWLPTFHPWKLVLLPTLQAKGENVFGVCHIFASFSDTFVHVTDLSGKETICRVTGGMKVKADRDESSLYAAMLAAQDVAQRCKELGITALHIKLYATGGNRTKTPGPGAQSALRALAHSGMKIGRIEDVTPIPSDSTQRKGGRRGHHL; this is translated from the exons ATGTCGCCAGCAGATAAAGGGAGAATACTTTATTTCATTCTCTGGCTACCCACCTTCCATCCCTGGAAGCTGGTATTGTTACCAACTCTACAGGCAAAAG GAGAGAATGTATTTGGTGTCTGCCACATCTTCGCATCCTTCAGTGACACCTTTGTCCATGTTACTGATCTTTCTGGCAAGGAAACCATCTGCCGGGTGACTGGTGGAATGAAGGTAAAGGCTGACAGGGATGAGTCCTCTCTGTATGCAGCCATGTTGGCTGCCCAGGATGTGGCCCAGAGATGCAAGGAGCTGGGCATCACTGCCCTGCATATCAAACTCTACGCCACAGGAGGGAACAGGACTAAGACCCCTGGACCTGGAGCCCAGTCAGCCCTCAGAGCTCTTGCTCACTCAGGGATGAAGATTGGGCGTATTGAGGATgtcacccccatcccctctgaCAGCACCCAAAGGAAGGGTGGTCGTCGTGGTCATCATCTGTGA